From Paenibacillus sp. V4I7, one genomic window encodes:
- the bioB gene encoding biotin synthase BioB yields MNISATEIEWQLLANKSLSGECLTLEEGLSVLNADNDEILPLLEAAFKVRKHYYGKKVKLNMIINAKSGLCPEDCGYCSQSIVSTAPVNKYTLLDKDTLLAGAREAMARKAGTYCIVAAGKGPTDRELNQVVDAVREIRETMPLKICACLGILKDEQAERLAEAGVHRYNHNLNTSKANYPSITTTHTYDQRVETVEKVKMHGMSPCSGVIIGMGETNKEIVEMAYALRGLDADSIPINFLNAIPGTPLEHAGRTPSMKALKVLALFRFICPSKEIRVAGGREVNLRTLQPLSLYAANSLFVGDYLTTAGQDVSTDHQMIEDLGFEIELSAL; encoded by the coding sequence ATGAACATAAGTGCAACCGAGATAGAGTGGCAATTGCTAGCCAATAAATCATTGAGTGGGGAATGTTTAACGCTAGAGGAAGGGCTATCTGTGCTCAATGCCGACAATGATGAGATACTGCCATTGCTAGAGGCTGCATTTAAGGTCAGAAAACATTATTACGGTAAAAAAGTGAAGCTGAATATGATCATCAACGCCAAAAGCGGCCTTTGTCCCGAGGATTGCGGCTATTGCTCGCAATCCATCGTTTCGACGGCGCCAGTTAATAAATACACCCTGCTCGATAAAGACACGTTGCTTGCCGGCGCACGTGAAGCCATGGCACGCAAAGCTGGAACTTATTGCATCGTAGCAGCAGGAAAAGGTCCGACAGACAGAGAGCTAAATCAAGTGGTGGATGCGGTTAGAGAAATCCGTGAAACGATGCCGCTAAAAATTTGTGCATGTCTAGGCATTCTGAAGGACGAGCAAGCCGAACGTCTTGCAGAAGCGGGCGTACATCGATATAACCACAACTTAAATACAAGCAAAGCCAATTACCCATCTATCACCACGACCCATACTTACGACCAACGTGTTGAAACAGTGGAAAAAGTAAAGATGCACGGCATGTCGCCCTGCTCCGGTGTCATTATCGGCATGGGCGAGACAAATAAGGAAATTGTTGAAATGGCTTATGCACTCCGCGGGCTTGATGCGGATTCGATTCCGATTAATTTCTTGAATGCTATTCCGGGAACTCCTTTGGAACATGCAGGCCGAACGCCGTCAATGAAAGCTCTAAAGGTACTGGCCCTGTTCCGGTTCATCTGTCCGTCTAAAGAAATCCGAGTAGCTGGCGGCCGTGAGGTCAACCTCCGTACGCTGCAGCCGCTATCACTGTACGCTGCAAACTCACTTTTTGTAGGTGATTATTTAACAACAGCTGGGCAAGATGTTTCGACGGATCATCAAATGATTGAAGATTTGGGGTTTGAGATTGAATTAAGTGCCCTTTAA
- the bioF gene encoding 8-amino-7-oxononanoate synthase, producing the protein MNWMEKELSAMEDASLMRTLCLSSSILGCPGYTVRGERRLLNLSSNDYLGLSQHPAIIEVMREELLIEGSGAGASRHVTGNRASYGRLEEALSGWQNCEAALVFANGYMANSGVIGALVGRGDVVFSDQLNHASIVDGTILSRAELARYRHNDMEHLRTLMNKYRDKRRKLIVTDAVFSMDGDQAPLRELAHLKCEYGAMLMVDEAHSGGIYGDLGEGLCHELGVDVDIHMGTFSKSFGVYGAYVCGSRTLIRWLVNKARPLIYSTALPPSLIAGISKALELVQTEHWRRVRLREAVTLFRSSLSAAGFDVSAGDSPIVPIIIGDNDTTLRFSGALEEEGIAAVAIRPPTVPEGTARIRFSLSAVHTDKELIDAAARIRTVGLQLGVLSL; encoded by the coding sequence ATGAACTGGATGGAAAAAGAACTATCGGCAATGGAAGACGCCTCGTTGATGCGTACTTTATGTTTAAGTAGCTCAATCCTGGGGTGTCCTGGCTATACGGTTCGTGGAGAACGCAGGCTGCTCAACCTATCATCCAATGACTATCTTGGACTCTCCCAACACCCCGCCATTATTGAAGTGATGCGCGAGGAGCTGCTTATCGAAGGATCTGGAGCCGGTGCTTCGCGTCATGTAACAGGGAACCGGGCGTCTTATGGCCGACTTGAAGAAGCACTGTCCGGTTGGCAGAACTGCGAAGCAGCGCTTGTTTTTGCAAATGGATATATGGCGAATTCTGGTGTTATTGGTGCTCTAGTAGGCCGGGGGGATGTTGTTTTCAGCGATCAGTTAAACCATGCCAGCATTGTGGACGGCACTATATTGAGCCGTGCGGAGCTCGCCAGGTATCGTCATAACGATATGGAACATTTGCGTACGTTAATGAATAAATACCGTGATAAACGGCGAAAGTTGATCGTTACAGACGCCGTCTTCTCCATGGATGGCGATCAGGCACCCTTGCGTGAACTGGCTCATCTCAAATGTGAGTACGGGGCGATGCTGATGGTGGACGAGGCGCACAGCGGTGGGATCTACGGTGATCTAGGTGAGGGATTGTGTCATGAGCTCGGAGTGGATGTGGATATTCATATGGGAACGTTCAGTAAATCGTTCGGCGTGTATGGAGCTTATGTATGCGGTAGCCGCACACTCATTCGTTGGCTGGTAAATAAGGCAAGGCCGCTCATCTATTCAACAGCGCTGCCTCCTTCTCTTATAGCTGGTATTTCAAAAGCATTAGAATTGGTACAAACTGAGCATTGGCGCCGTGTACGGCTTCGCGAAGCTGTTACGCTTTTTCGATCCTCGCTTAGCGCGGCAGGTTTTGATGTCAGTGCCGGCGATTCTCCAATTGTACCGATAATCATCGGCGATAATGATACAACTCTGCGTTTCAGTGGTGCTCTGGAAGAGGAAGGGATCGCGGCGGTTGCCATACGTCCACCTACTGTGCCTGAGGGTACAGCTCGTATCCGCTTTTCATTGTCAGCCGTTCATACGGATAAGGAATTGATCGATGCTGCTGCGAGAATCCGTACCGTCGGGCTTCAACTGGGAGTGTTGAGTCTATGA
- a CDS encoding alpha/beta hydrolase — protein MIASDSNQVKIQQKPSRTILWLSGWSMPDTVFDRLRELLPDFHHISVDYSDADSPETMLLLTETAAQNLMITECKTRADRGQLLIGGWSLGGLLALRLAAKRLADGLVLFAATARFTRSVEERDRGWADAYVRQMMKGLMKDRQGVETKFRQHMFTEAEWEAGLGKRFPLIGSWTTPALIAGLQILRSEEVLSGLPEIECPVLLVHGREDKICPFNAAAELVAQLPQAELLSIADCGHASFLGREDEIAEELRRWWDEQ, from the coding sequence ATGATTGCTTCGGATAGCAATCAAGTGAAAATTCAGCAAAAGCCAAGCAGGACCATCTTATGGCTGAGCGGATGGAGCATGCCGGATACGGTTTTCGATCGACTTCGCGAGTTACTGCCGGATTTTCATCATATTTCTGTCGATTACAGTGATGCCGATTCTCCCGAGACAATGCTGCTGCTCACTGAAACAGCGGCACAAAATTTGATGATTACAGAGTGTAAGACAAGGGCTGACCGTGGTCAGCTGTTGATCGGAGGCTGGTCGCTCGGCGGATTACTGGCTTTGAGACTAGCGGCCAAAAGACTTGCTGATGGTCTAGTGTTGTTTGCGGCTACAGCTCGGTTTACCCGTTCCGTTGAAGAGAGGGACCGCGGCTGGGCAGATGCCTATGTTAGGCAGATGATGAAGGGACTCATGAAGGACCGACAGGGCGTTGAAACCAAATTTCGACAGCATATGTTTACGGAAGCGGAATGGGAGGCCGGTCTTGGCAAAAGATTTCCTCTCATTGGCAGTTGGACAACTCCGGCACTAATTGCCGGTCTTCAGATTTTGCGAAGTGAGGAAGTCTTGTCTGGGCTGCCGGAAATTGAATGTCCAGTTCTTCTTGTTCACGGCAGGGAGGATAAGATTTGTCCTTTCAACGCTGCGGCAGAGCTTGTGGCACAATTGCCTCAAGCAGAGTTACTTTCCATAGCCGACTGCGGTCATGCGTCGTTTTTGGGAAGAGAAGATGAGATAGCTGAGGAACTGAGGCGGTGGTGGGATGAACAGTAG
- the bioC gene encoding malonyl-ACP O-methyltransferase BioC, producing MNSRMTDIECQFNRSSAGSYDVHAKVQRLMAEQLAKSLIPWKEEGVIEASNILEIGCGTGTLTGILVNEWSKASIIALDIAPGMIKVAEQRVRSGMASHLATNSCQPDRVSFIHADVERWSADAQEASFDLIVSNACFQWLENPKQTIRHLRQMLRPGGLLVFATFGPETFIELHQSFNDVYRASGMDPQRHGLSFQSDTQWKNLLMEAGFSSIQKERSIQKETYSSVRDFLHSVKAMGASTSEAVATPGLSSRRLFANMYKAYEDKFSIKGGIAATYDLLLIQARVSHSYVHR from the coding sequence ATGAACAGTAGGATGACTGATATTGAGTGTCAATTTAACCGAAGTTCAGCGGGCTCGTATGATGTTCACGCCAAAGTGCAGCGCCTTATGGCAGAGCAGCTTGCCAAATCTCTCATCCCGTGGAAGGAAGAAGGAGTTATAGAGGCATCTAACATTCTTGAGATTGGCTGTGGAACGGGTACTCTGACCGGAATTCTGGTTAACGAATGGTCCAAAGCATCCATTATTGCACTCGATATTGCACCAGGGATGATCAAAGTCGCGGAGCAACGTGTCCGATCAGGTATGGCAAGTCACTTAGCTACCAACAGTTGTCAACCGGATCGAGTAAGTTTTATTCATGCCGATGTAGAAAGGTGGTCGGCAGATGCACAAGAAGCCTCGTTCGACCTCATTGTCTCCAATGCTTGCTTTCAATGGCTTGAAAATCCGAAGCAAACAATACGTCACCTTCGGCAGATGCTTCGTCCTGGAGGCTTACTGGTGTTCGCAACATTCGGGCCGGAAACGTTTATCGAGCTGCATCAGTCATTTAATGATGTGTATAGAGCCAGCGGCATGGATCCACAGCGGCACGGACTGTCTTTTCAATCCGATACTCAGTGGAAAAACTTGCTCATGGAAGCAGGGTTTTCTAGTATCCAAAAAGAGCGTTCGATTCAAAAAGAAACGTATTCATCCGTTAGAGATTTTCTCCATTCGGTTAAAGCAATGGGAGCTAGCACTTCAGAAGCAGTCGCTACGCCTGGCCTCAGCTCGCGACGGCTGTTCGCCAACATGTATAAGGCATATGAAGATAAATTCAGCATAAAGGGAGGCATCGCTGCCACTTATGATCTTCTTTTGATCCAAGCTAGGGTCTCTCATTCATATGTTCATAGATAG
- a CDS encoding mismatch-specific DNA-glycosylase: MEPISDHLQEHLRILFVGYNPSIRSGETGHHYANPSNRFYRILFQAELTPRLYKPQEDGDLLKLGYGFTNIVARPSLTAAEITPEEYREGRLILKQKIKAFRPRVTCFVGKGVYEQYSGRRGMSWGSQQDPVVEGVIDYVCPSSSGLVRMKLEDMVAIYSGIKKYIETELGNG; the protein is encoded by the coding sequence ATAGAGCCTATTTCGGATCATCTGCAGGAGCATTTAAGGATACTTTTCGTGGGGTATAACCCCAGTATACGATCTGGAGAAACGGGTCATCATTATGCGAATCCAAGCAATCGCTTTTATCGGATCCTTTTCCAAGCGGAATTAACACCTCGGCTGTATAAACCTCAAGAGGATGGGGATCTGCTGAAGCTTGGGTATGGATTTACGAATATCGTGGCTCGCCCTTCGTTAACGGCTGCTGAAATTACGCCTGAGGAATACCGAGAAGGTCGACTTATTTTGAAACAAAAGATCAAGGCTTTTCGACCTCGTGTTACCTGTTTTGTAGGAAAAGGGGTATATGAACAGTATAGCGGCCGTAGGGGGATGAGTTGGGGGAGTCAACAGGATCCGGTGGTTGAAGGTGTGATCGACTATGTATGTCCCTCCTCTAGTGGGCTTGTTCGGATGAAGCTTGAAGATATGGTAGCAATTTATAGCGGCATCAAGAAATATATTGAAACGGAGTTGGGGAACGGATGA
- a CDS encoding NUDIX hydrolase, with the protein MNIPWLEWAKEIQAISQAGLTYGENGYDLERYEALRKISVEMMSYFSETPIDKVTALFASDTGYQTPKVDIRAVVLRENKLLLVKERADGAWALPGGWADIGLTPSEVAVKETREEAGYDVKPVRLLAVFDKKRHAHPPSANHVYKMFILCELVGGKALEAGLETTGAQFFGESELPPLSVERNTAEQLQRMFELARDHTAQTLLD; encoded by the coding sequence ATGAATATCCCATGGTTGGAGTGGGCCAAAGAAATTCAGGCGATTAGTCAAGCCGGACTTACCTATGGTGAGAATGGTTATGACTTGGAGCGATACGAGGCGCTGCGCAAGATCAGCGTGGAGATGATGAGTTATTTCTCAGAGACACCGATCGATAAGGTGACGGCTTTGTTCGCCAGCGACACGGGGTATCAGACGCCGAAAGTAGATATTCGGGCCGTCGTCTTGAGAGAGAACAAGCTGCTGCTTGTGAAGGAAAGAGCTGACGGTGCTTGGGCTTTGCCTGGGGGCTGGGCGGACATCGGCCTTACACCGTCGGAGGTCGCCGTCAAGGAGACCCGCGAGGAAGCTGGCTATGATGTCAAGCCGGTGCGATTGCTGGCGGTCTTCGATAAGAAGCGCCACGCACACCCACCCTCGGCAAACCACGTGTACAAGATGTTTATCTTGTGCGAGCTGGTGGGCGGGAAAGCACTTGAAGCCGGTCTGGAAACGACCGGTGCCCAATTCTTCGGCGAGAGCGAGCTGCCGCCGCTCTCGGTGGAGCGAAACACCGCTGAGCAACTGCAGCGGATGTTCGAACTTGCCCGTGACCATACAGCGCAGACGCTGCTCGACTAG
- a CDS encoding DUF421 domain-containing protein gives MPTWLEIVLRTLLAVVVLFVMTKLLGKRQISQLSFFEYITGITIGSLAAYISLDLDANWFLGLVSISVWVACSLIIEFLQLKSKKMRDFIDGKGTVLIRDGKILEDNLKKERLTLDELMEQLRKKSAFKVADVEFAIMEASGDINVLLARKHQPLTPSHLGIKVAPEKEPQTVIIDGNIMNEALATIGFSRGWLQTELDKLAVTVENVFLGQVDSYGQLFVDLYDDKIKVPLPQEKAFLFATLKKCEGDLMLFGLTTKNKDAKEMYEQSSKQMEEIIAQLKPVLKR, from the coding sequence GTGCCAACTTGGCTTGAAATTGTTTTACGTACATTATTAGCAGTAGTCGTGCTTTTCGTTATGACAAAGTTGTTGGGTAAAAGACAAATTTCTCAGCTTTCCTTCTTCGAATACATTACGGGTATTACAATTGGCAGTCTAGCAGCTTACATCTCATTAGATTTGGATGCGAATTGGTTTCTAGGTTTGGTATCCATATCCGTTTGGGTTGCATGCTCTTTAATCATTGAATTCTTGCAGCTTAAAAGTAAAAAAATGCGGGATTTTATTGATGGTAAAGGAACCGTACTGATTAGAGACGGAAAAATTTTGGAAGATAATTTAAAGAAAGAACGACTCACCCTCGATGAACTCATGGAACAATTAAGAAAGAAATCCGCATTTAAAGTGGCTGATGTTGAATTTGCTATCATGGAAGCAAGTGGAGATATTAATGTTCTATTAGCTCGTAAACACCAACCGCTGACTCCAAGTCATTTGGGCATCAAAGTCGCCCCGGAGAAGGAGCCCCAAACCGTTATCATAGACGGTAACATTATGAACGAAGCATTGGCCACCATCGGTTTTAGCCGGGGATGGTTGCAAACAGAATTAGATAAACTGGCTGTGACAGTTGAAAATGTATTTCTAGGTCAAGTCGATTCTTACGGCCAATTGTTTGTGGATTTGTATGACGACAAGATCAAAGTCCCCCTGCCGCAAGAAAAGGCATTCTTATTTGCTACATTAAAAAAATGCGAAGGCGATCTGATGTTGTTTGGGCTTACTACGAAAAATAAAGATGCAAAAGAAATGTACGAACAATCCTCAAAGCAAATGGAGGAAATCATCGCACAATTGAAACCTGTACTTAAGCGTTAA
- the thpR gene encoding RNA 2',3'-cyclic phosphodiesterase has translation MIMLDSIGERSTNAANSEQSNTSNHTNASSSTNTQSSTKTQSSTNASSSTNTQSSTKTQSSTNASEMYRLFVGIQLPQDVQRVLDIWKDSIQKVLPFQKWTHPQDVHVTLSFLGDASAETAEALAADLRQLAAAALPLTLHAEDLGVFGPPAAPSILWAGLSGDLNALAALQREVAGVCARHGFPAEARAYRPHLTLARRYRTAAGPFKRSALAAAGAPAGGWPSWRVEDIVLYRSHLGRQPAYEPLNVLPFGEPST, from the coding sequence ATGATAATGCTTGATTCGATAGGAGAAAGATCTACAAACGCTGCAAATTCTGAACAATCAAACACCTCAAATCACACAAACGCTTCAAGTTCCACGAACACACAAAGTTCAACAAAAACACAAAGTTCAACAAACGCTTCAAGTTCCACAAACACACAAAGTTCAACAAAAACACAAAGTTCAACAAACGCCTCCGAAATGTATCGGCTGTTCGTAGGGATTCAGCTCCCGCAAGACGTCCAGCGGGTGCTCGACATATGGAAAGACAGCATCCAAAAGGTGCTGCCTTTCCAAAAGTGGACGCATCCGCAGGATGTCCACGTCACGTTAAGCTTCCTCGGCGACGCATCCGCCGAGACGGCTGAAGCGCTGGCGGCCGACCTGCGCCAGCTTGCTGCAGCTGCGCTGCCGCTGACCCTGCACGCCGAGGACCTCGGCGTGTTCGGACCTCCGGCGGCGCCGTCGATTCTCTGGGCGGGCCTCTCCGGCGACCTAAACGCGCTTGCTGCGCTGCAGCGCGAGGTCGCCGGCGTCTGCGCCCGCCACGGCTTCCCGGCCGAGGCTCGCGCCTACCGGCCGCACCTTACACTAGCCCGCCGCTACCGCACAGCGGCGGGGCCTTTCAAGCGCTCCGCCCTAGCAGCGGCTGGGGCGCCTGCCGGCGGCTGGCCCTCATGGCGAGTAGAGGACATCGTCCTCTACCGCAGCCACTTGGGCCGTCAGCCGGCGTACGAGCCGCTAAACGTGCTCCCTTTTGGGGAACCGTCTACTTAA